A stretch of the Mycobacterium shigaense genome encodes the following:
- a CDS encoding heavy metal-binding domain-containing protein, with protein sequence MQPNPLDPVASERLSHAGKVFTSDLSINEFALLHGAGFEPVELVMGVSVYHVGYQFTGIRQQSELPVLTDATYRARWNAMSRMQAEADSLGADGVVGVRLDWRHQGEGEHLEFIAVGTAVRYTPKPGAFRRPNGQAFSSHLSGQDLTTLLRSGYAPLAFVMGNCVFHVAVQGFMTMLKQAGRNAEMPQWTQGSYQSRELAMSRMQAEAERDGATGIVGVHFAISNYAWGHHTVEFYVAGTAVRRHSEPQTITPSFVLPMGD encoded by the coding sequence ATGCAACCGAACCCGCTCGACCCGGTGGCCAGCGAACGACTCTCACACGCCGGGAAGGTGTTCACCTCCGATCTCTCGATCAACGAATTCGCCTTGCTGCATGGCGCGGGCTTCGAACCGGTCGAGCTTGTGATGGGCGTTTCCGTCTATCACGTCGGCTACCAGTTCACCGGCATCAGGCAGCAATCGGAACTGCCGGTGTTGACCGACGCGACGTATCGCGCGCGCTGGAACGCGATGTCGAGGATGCAGGCCGAGGCCGATTCACTCGGCGCCGACGGTGTCGTCGGCGTCCGGCTCGACTGGCGCCATCAGGGCGAGGGCGAGCACCTCGAGTTCATCGCGGTCGGAACCGCCGTCCGCTACACCCCGAAACCGGGTGCCTTTCGCCGCCCGAATGGGCAGGCATTCTCCAGCCACCTGTCCGGCCAGGATTTGACCACCCTGCTGCGATCAGGATATGCCCCACTGGCGTTCGTGATGGGTAATTGCGTGTTCCACGTTGCGGTGCAAGGGTTTATGACGATGCTCAAGCAGGCGGGACGCAACGCCGAGATGCCGCAGTGGACGCAGGGCAGCTACCAATCCAGGGAGCTGGCGATGTCCCGCATGCAGGCCGAGGCCGAGCGCGACGGGGCAACCGGCATCGTGGGTGTGCACTTCGCGATTTCGAACTACGCCTGGGGACATCACACGGTCGAGTTCTACGTGGCCGGCACGGCGGTGCGCCGCCACAGCGAACCGCAAACCATCACACCGTCGTTCGTGCTCCCGATGGGCGATTGA
- a CDS encoding SigB/SigF/SigG family RNA polymerase sigma factor: MTDVLAPTRSPEPPKQPPKARSDDSYDDVVEMFLVLGMLPAESHEYRRQRERIVTRCLPLADHVARHFGRRGEGLDDLTQVARLGLMNAINRFDPDKGPSFIGFAIPTMMGEVRRYFRDYSWSMRVPRRLRELHVQISRATADLAQRLGRAPTASELSQELGVSHEEVVECLVAGDAYQLESLDAPRGSDGSGNTRSVADAVGGIDPQIDHITNREAVRSLVSALPQREREVLHMRFFESMTQSQIAARIGVSQMQVSRILASTLQSLRDRLD, translated from the coding sequence ATGACCGACGTCCTTGCTCCGACCCGTTCGCCGGAGCCGCCGAAGCAGCCGCCGAAAGCGCGGTCCGACGACTCCTACGACGACGTGGTCGAGATGTTCCTCGTGCTCGGCATGCTGCCCGCGGAATCGCACGAGTACCGCCGCCAGCGTGAACGCATCGTGACGCGCTGCCTGCCGTTGGCCGACCATGTGGCCCGCCATTTCGGGCGGCGCGGCGAGGGGCTCGATGACCTGACTCAGGTCGCGCGGCTGGGGCTGATGAACGCCATCAACCGCTTCGATCCGGACAAGGGTCCCAGCTTCATCGGCTTCGCGATTCCCACCATGATGGGCGAGGTCCGCCGCTATTTTCGCGACTACAGCTGGAGCATGCGGGTGCCGCGGCGGCTGCGCGAGCTGCATGTCCAGATCAGCAGGGCGACCGCGGACCTGGCGCAACGACTGGGCCGCGCCCCCACCGCCAGCGAGCTGTCGCAGGAGTTGGGCGTCTCGCACGAGGAGGTCGTCGAATGCCTGGTGGCCGGTGACGCCTACCAGCTGGAGTCCCTGGATGCCCCCAGGGGGTCCGACGGGTCCGGCAATACCCGCTCGGTCGCCGATGCGGTGGGAGGCATCGATCCGCAGATCGACCACATCACCAATCGCGAGGCGGTACGTTCGCTGGTCAGTGCGCTCCCGCAGCGGGAGCGGGAGGTGCTGCACATGCGCTTCTTCGAATCGATGACCCAAAGCCAGATCGCCGCGCGGATCGGGGTGTCTCAGATGCAGGTGTCGCGCATCCTGGCCAGCACCCTGCAGAGCTTGCGCGACCGGCTGGATTAG
- a CDS encoding TetR/AcrR family transcriptional regulator, translating into MRSHGWGGNTPASDEEAIERILNAADKIIDERGSAMRIADVARALGVTRQTVYRYFPGTEALLVASAMRSADGFLDHLAAHLKGITDPVLAVTESFAFAVEQLASDNQLELVLNRRHRGGQVVSIVSDTALAFGRSMLHRFDIDWQQYGFDDAGLDELNEFTLRLLHSFLADPGRPPRSGADLRRYLIRWIGPAIAYPQLAQAMEPLRLLEPRVRRRPSAAS; encoded by the coding sequence ATGCGCAGTCACGGCTGGGGAGGCAATACGCCCGCGTCCGATGAGGAGGCCATCGAGCGAATCCTCAATGCGGCGGACAAGATCATCGATGAACGCGGTTCGGCCATGCGGATCGCGGACGTCGCCCGCGCGCTGGGCGTGACCCGGCAGACCGTGTACCGGTATTTCCCGGGCACCGAGGCGTTGCTGGTGGCGAGTGCGATGCGGTCGGCCGACGGCTTCCTCGACCATCTGGCAGCCCATCTCAAGGGCATCACCGATCCCGTCCTCGCCGTGACCGAAAGTTTCGCATTCGCAGTCGAGCAGCTGGCTTCCGACAACCAACTCGAACTGGTGCTCAACCGGCGCCATCGTGGCGGTCAGGTGGTCTCCATCGTTTCCGACACTGCGCTGGCCTTCGGGCGTTCGATGCTGCATCGCTTCGATATCGATTGGCAGCAGTACGGTTTCGACGACGCGGGGTTGGACGAGCTGAACGAATTCACTCTTCGGTTGTTGCACTCGTTCCTGGCGGATCCCGGTCGGCCCCCGCGCAGCGGCGCGGATCTTCGGCGGTACCTGATCCGGTGGATCGGCCCGGCGATTGCCTATCCGCAACTTGCCCAGGCGATGGAACCGCTGCGGCTGCTCGAGCCCCGCGTCCGACGGCGGCCGTCGGCGGCGTCGTAG
- a CDS encoding cutinase family protein has protein sequence MLIAPIPAASAEPCPDVEVVFPRGTDEAPGLGDVGEGFAEAVRAHLGAKSVGVYPVNYPASMDFPRAVDGITDAGTHVEQMAVSCPKTMMVLGGYSQGAAVMGFVTASQVPSGTSLGQGLQPMPADVANHVAAVALFGTPSPQFMRFINQPAVSVGPLYAPKAIELCAPNDPVCGGSGDFSAHRQYQQAGMIDQAADFAAGRIALATPPSPAPAQSRGLLVPHNPGPPPGPVA, from the coding sequence ATGCTGATTGCCCCAATCCCCGCCGCATCTGCCGAGCCGTGCCCCGATGTCGAGGTCGTCTTCCCCCGGGGCACCGACGAGGCGCCCGGTCTGGGCGACGTCGGTGAGGGTTTCGCCGAGGCGGTGCGCGCACATCTCGGCGCGAAGTCGGTGGGCGTTTATCCGGTCAACTACCCGGCGTCGATGGACTTTCCCAGAGCCGTCGACGGCATTACCGACGCGGGCACTCACGTCGAGCAGATGGCGGTCAGTTGTCCCAAAACCATGATGGTGCTGGGCGGTTACTCCCAGGGCGCGGCCGTGATGGGCTTTGTGACCGCTAGTCAGGTCCCGTCCGGGACGAGCCTCGGCCAGGGCCTGCAGCCGATGCCGGCCGACGTCGCCAACCACGTGGCCGCGGTCGCGCTGTTCGGGACGCCGTCGCCCCAGTTTATGAGGTTCATCAATCAACCCGCCGTCTCGGTCGGGCCCCTTTACGCGCCCAAGGCGATCGAATTGTGCGCCCCCAACGACCCGGTCTGCGGGGGGTCGGGCGATTTCTCCGCCCATCGGCAATACCAGCAGGCGGGGATGATCGATCAAGCGGCGGATTTCGCCGCCGGGCGGATCGCGCTGGCGACTCCCCCGTCGCCGGCTCCGGCGCAGTCGCGCGGACTACTGGTGCCGCACAACCCGGGACCGCCACCGGGACCGGTGGCCTGA
- a CDS encoding N-acyl-D-amino-acid deacylase family protein — MQYDTVIINGRWFDGTGAPSAVRNVGVRDGRVATITDRALDTAGADVVDATGQWVIPGIIDIHTHYDIETLCEPALSESLRHGVTTVMLGSCSLSTVYLDNVDAGDIFGRVEAIPRRYVIEQLDRARTWNSPKEYVAALERLNLGPNVAAFIGHSDMRSATMGLDRATRKDIRPTASELARMESMLAEALDEGFVGLSSQQLLFDKLDGEVCRSRTLPSTYAKPRELRRLNAILRRRNKVLQSGPDIKNPFSVVSQLATSLGVGRRRLKTSLLSAADVKSLPPVIYLMEAAARVVNALGGDFRWKHLPVPFEVYADGISLVIFEEFGSGAAALHLQDEIARNALMRDEDYRRQFRKDYDQKYGPRVWHRDFFDAEIVACPDASVVGKSFGQVGLDRGGLHPVDAFLDLVLEHGEALRWRTTISNHRPELLKKLAQSPNVQMGFSDAGAHLRNMAFYNSGLRLLRHAHDAQKQGTPFLSIERAVHRLTGELGAWYGIDAGTLREGDRADIVVVDPDKLDDSVDAYAEHPVESYGGMSRMVNRNDDTIRRVFVSGHLVFGGGQAAPTLGKQRFGQFLRADQAARSLSPAV, encoded by the coding sequence GTGCAGTACGACACCGTGATCATCAACGGGCGCTGGTTCGACGGAACTGGCGCGCCGTCCGCTGTCCGCAATGTCGGCGTCCGCGACGGGCGCGTCGCCACCATCACCGACCGAGCCCTGGACACGGCGGGCGCCGACGTCGTCGACGCGACGGGGCAGTGGGTGATCCCCGGAATCATCGACATTCACACCCACTACGACATCGAAACGCTCTGTGAGCCGGCGCTTTCGGAGTCGCTGCGGCACGGCGTGACGACGGTGATGTTGGGTTCTTGCTCGCTGTCCACGGTCTACCTCGACAACGTCGACGCCGGCGATATCTTCGGCCGGGTGGAGGCGATCCCGCGGCGTTATGTGATCGAGCAACTCGACCGGGCACGCACCTGGAACAGCCCGAAGGAATACGTCGCCGCCCTCGAGCGGCTGAACCTGGGCCCCAACGTCGCGGCGTTCATCGGCCACTCCGACATGCGGTCGGCGACGATGGGGCTGGACCGGGCCACTCGCAAGGACATTCGCCCGACGGCATCGGAGCTCGCCCGGATGGAGTCGATGCTTGCGGAGGCACTCGACGAGGGCTTCGTCGGCCTGTCCTCGCAACAGCTGTTGTTCGACAAGCTCGACGGTGAGGTCTGCCGGTCGCGGACCCTGCCGTCGACCTACGCCAAGCCACGCGAACTGCGTCGCCTCAACGCAATCCTGCGGCGCCGCAACAAGGTTCTGCAGTCCGGCCCCGACATCAAGAATCCGTTCTCCGTTGTTTCTCAGCTGGCCACGTCGCTGGGGGTGGGACGGCGCCGATTGAAGACCAGTCTGCTCTCGGCCGCCGACGTCAAGTCGTTGCCGCCGGTCATCTACCTGATGGAGGCGGCGGCGCGGGTGGTCAACGCCCTGGGCGGCGACTTCCGCTGGAAGCACCTGCCGGTGCCGTTCGAGGTCTATGCCGACGGGATTTCGCTGGTCATCTTCGAAGAATTCGGCTCGGGCGCCGCCGCGCTGCACCTGCAGGACGAGATCGCCCGCAACGCCTTAATGCGCGACGAAGACTACCGGCGGCAATTCCGGAAGGACTACGACCAGAAATACGGGCCGCGGGTGTGGCACCGCGACTTTTTCGACGCCGAAATAGTGGCGTGCCCGGACGCATCGGTGGTGGGCAAGTCGTTCGGCCAGGTGGGTCTGGACCGCGGCGGCCTGCATCCCGTCGACGCCTTCCTCGATCTGGTGCTCGAGCACGGCGAGGCTTTGCGCTGGCGCACGACGATCTCCAATCACCGGCCCGAGCTGTTGAAGAAGCTGGCGCAGAGCCCGAACGTACAGATGGGGTTCTCCGACGCGGGTGCTCACCTGCGCAACATGGCGTTCTACAACTCCGGCCTGCGCCTGCTGCGGCACGCGCATGACGCCCAGAAGCAGGGCACGCCGTTCCTGTCGATCGAGCGGGCGGTGCACCGGCTGACGGGCGAGCTGGGTGCCTGGTACGGCATCGACGCGGGCACGCTGCGCGAAGGCGACCGCGCCGACATCGTCGTGGTCGACCCGGACAAGCTCGACGACTCCGTGGATGCCTATGCCGAGCATCCGGTCGAGTCCTACGGCGGAATGTCGCGGATGGTCAATCGCAACGACGACACCATTCGCAGGGTGTTCGTATCCGGCCACCTGGTCTTCGGCGGCGGCCAGGCCGCGCCGACGCTCGGCAAGCAGCGGTTCGGCCAATTCCTGCGGGCCGACCAGGCCGCCCGGTCGCTGTCGCCCGCGGTCTGA
- a CDS encoding DUF5073 family protein yields MTGFDPDRVSRAIGAALSGPGGVGMVVRVFCGIPGVARTPARRGLFRSQPERVQIGDWRYELTPDGRLGAAHVVGGIALAEEVLAAAAVGPHIARALGQVVAHYGPTIMPNVDAALEVLETGT; encoded by the coding sequence ATGACCGGATTCGACCCCGACCGCGTCAGCCGTGCGATCGGAGCGGCGTTGTCCGGGCCCGGGGGAGTGGGCATGGTCGTCCGGGTCTTCTGCGGAATCCCAGGAGTGGCTCGCACCCCGGCACGGCGTGGCCTGTTCCGGTCGCAACCCGAACGGGTCCAGATCGGCGACTGGCGCTATGAGCTCACCCCGGACGGTCGCCTCGGGGCCGCTCACGTCGTCGGCGGGATCGCGCTGGCCGAGGAGGTGCTCGCCGCCGCGGCCGTCGGCCCGCACATCGCCCGCGCGCTCGGGCAGGTGGTGGCTCACTACGGCCCGACCATCATGCCCAACGTCGACGCGGCGCTCGAAGTTCTCGAGACCGGCACCTAG
- a CDS encoding TetR/AcrR family transcriptional regulator, with amino-acid sequence MSRDVTSPNGAVTAVGATRRSDRRPAQTIRKILDAGLAELRESSYANLTMRAVAGRAGVSPASAYTYFPSKSALVAAVYLRFLRALPLHTDVNVATTTRVSATLRDMAVAVADEPELSVACGAALMADDPAVQPLREQIGEEVARRIGAALGPGWPRTVKSTLQMMFAGALMTARFVRYEEIAGRLDEAVNLILAAPAG; translated from the coding sequence GTGTCTAGAGATGTGACATCGCCGAACGGGGCGGTGACCGCCGTCGGCGCCACCCGCCGGTCGGACCGCCGGCCGGCGCAGACCATCCGCAAGATCCTCGACGCCGGTTTGGCGGAGCTGCGCGAGTCGTCCTACGCCAACTTGACGATGCGTGCGGTCGCGGGCCGCGCCGGGGTCTCACCGGCGAGCGCCTACACCTACTTCCCGTCGAAGAGCGCACTTGTCGCCGCGGTGTATCTGCGCTTCCTGCGCGCGCTTCCGTTGCACACCGACGTCAACGTCGCCACCACGACCCGGGTGAGTGCCACCCTGCGCGACATGGCCGTCGCCGTCGCCGACGAACCCGAGTTGTCGGTGGCGTGCGGGGCGGCCTTGATGGCCGACGACCCGGCGGTCCAGCCGCTGCGCGAGCAGATCGGCGAGGAGGTGGCTCGGCGAATCGGGGCCGCGCTGGGCCCGGGCTGGCCGCGTACGGTCAAATCCACGCTGCAGATGATGTTCGCCGGTGCGCTGATGACGGCCCGGTTCGTCCGCTACGAGGAGATCGCCGGTCGGCTCGACGAGGCAGTCAACCTGATTCTAGCCGCCCCGGCCGGCTGA
- a CDS encoding SDR family NAD(P)-dependent oxidoreductase, with the protein MSSASADGRIEQNLLAGQTAAVSGGSRGIGRAVAELLGRLGAAVVVNGRDAGAVDETVAAIAASGGRAVPLVGAADEEAVATALIDACTDTFGRLDILVNCAGVAEPQGSSILDISPADFDRLIGAHLGTAFHTCRVAARRMAAQEHGSIINTSSVAFLGDYGGTGYPAGKGAVNALTMAIAAELKSSGVRANVVCPGAKTRLSTGVEYQQHIADLHRRGLLDDVTMRASLDSAPPEFVAPVYAYLASDLAHDVTGQILVAAGGFVGRFDRPTPSLLGYRDHHGAQPWSVRDLHKMIGSTPSGK; encoded by the coding sequence ATGTCTTCAGCCTCTGCCGATGGCCGTATTGAGCAAAACCTGCTGGCCGGGCAAACCGCGGCGGTATCCGGCGGCAGCCGCGGAATCGGTCGCGCCGTCGCCGAACTTCTCGGTCGGCTGGGCGCCGCGGTGGTGGTCAACGGGCGCGATGCCGGCGCCGTGGACGAGACCGTCGCGGCCATTGCGGCGTCCGGTGGGCGAGCCGTTCCGCTGGTGGGCGCCGCGGACGAGGAGGCCGTCGCCACCGCGCTCATCGACGCATGCACCGACACATTCGGCCGGTTGGACATTCTGGTCAATTGCGCCGGCGTCGCCGAACCACAAGGCTCCTCGATCCTGGACATCTCGCCTGCCGATTTCGACCGCCTGATCGGCGCCCACCTGGGCACGGCGTTTCACACCTGCCGCGTCGCCGCACGCCGGATGGCTGCACAGGAGCACGGGTCGATCATCAACACCAGCTCGGTCGCCTTCCTCGGCGACTACGGCGGCACCGGCTATCCCGCGGGCAAGGGAGCCGTCAACGCGCTGACGATGGCCATCGCCGCGGAGCTGAAATCCTCCGGCGTGCGCGCCAACGTGGTGTGCCCGGGCGCGAAAACCCGGTTGTCCACCGGCGTGGAATACCAGCAGCACATCGCCGACCTGCACCGCCGCGGGTTGCTCGACGACGTAACCATGCGAGCGTCGCTGGACAGCGCCCCGCCCGAGTTCGTCGCCCCGGTCTACGCCTACCTGGCCAGCGACCTGGCGCACGACGTGACAGGCCAAATCCTGGTTGCCGCAGGTGGATTCGTCGGCCGGTTCGATCGCCCGACCCCGTCACTGCTGGGGTACCGCGACCATCATGGCGCCCAGCCTTGGTCGGTGCGGGACCTGCATAAGATGATCGGCTCGACACCTTCCGGGAAATAG